One segment of Neobacillus endophyticus DNA contains the following:
- a CDS encoding dynamin family protein, whose amino-acid sequence MIKTTNPDVTTETLKNTISSLYSYFIEHSDVESAGKVKQLAKKLVNREFTIAFCGHFSAGKSTMINRVIGENLLPSSPIPTSANLVKVKSGEDYAKVFFKNEKPRLYLAPYDYELVKKYCKDGDQIEEIEISYSHSNLPANTVIMDTPGIDSADDAHRIATESAIHLADLIFYVMDYNHVQAELNFLFTKELTEAGKEVYLVINQIDKHKDEELSFQEFQNSVVSAFASWGVTPARIFYTSLKQPEHPRNEFTELQTFIGDKLVSKDEFLLDAIYHSLKKVAQDHLIKTRKSGEEKLFSSSEIIGELTAEEREVLKENYENMAAELQNSTIEKGEGDKEFDDEISQILKNSYLMPFQTRELAERYLESCQSEFKVGFLFSKQKTVDERNARFENFYHDILEKTKSQLEWHLREYLLNTLKKEHLDQGELLSAAQSFSVSISKDVMLNAVKPGARLSGEYVLHYTEDVANAIKKAARNQIEKFKPLYLEEKNKQNAKILKQMEQDFSETERYMRAVNELELFEQMMQKEEQLIDKILKDHEVTANEHANLFEQEDEDCEVVKSQPAVEPIKAEGHDSLEAISTAQGKHENFAARTEERLKLTIQRLQDASSLIKELPGFKKLANELVEKAERLNHKSFTVALFGAFSAGKSSFANALMGEKVLPVSPNPTTAAINKIKPVTDEYHHGTAVVKFKSQNAMLDDVNRSLKVFALQAADLTSALKLIDRIMVEKSQEGVNEKTHFAFLQAFMKGFELYSPLLGTLKETNLSEFHEFVAKEEKSCYVEWIELYYDCELTRKGITLVDTPGADSINARHTGVAFDYIKNSDAILFVTYYNHAFSKADREFLIQLGRVKESFQLDKMFFIINAIDLAENAEEQEAVVEYVREQLKKYAIRNPHLFPLSSLLALQEKLEHQALSSGMMPFEDQFYQFISNDLTEMAVTAAEKELDRVHDLVLKLIQSSQEDQSVKEQRRAEMVKQQAAIHNYFTKLTSEHLQHRFTQEAEELVFYIKQRVFFRFSDFFKESFNPSTLRDDGRNLKKAVQGALEEFLDSLGYDLAQELRATTVRLDRFVEKLFSDYQASLGRNLSEINQDLSYSDFEKNKFVEIEFPSAFSQINRQLFAKALSYFKNPRSFFEKDEKTFMMEELEKTLSPLADQYLKDESGRLKQHYLSEVEREYTRLLSLMIEQTEDYYLSLFAAMDGGVSVERLLEIQKELKG is encoded by the coding sequence ATGATAAAAACTACAAATCCTGATGTTACCACCGAAACACTTAAAAATACAATTTCTTCACTATATTCTTATTTTATAGAGCATAGTGATGTAGAATCTGCCGGAAAAGTAAAACAGCTTGCAAAAAAATTAGTCAATCGCGAGTTTACGATTGCATTTTGCGGCCATTTTTCTGCTGGGAAATCAACTATGATAAATCGGGTGATCGGCGAAAATTTATTGCCGTCCAGTCCGATCCCTACAAGTGCAAACCTCGTAAAAGTCAAATCAGGGGAAGATTACGCAAAAGTATTCTTTAAAAATGAAAAGCCTCGGCTTTACTTGGCCCCGTATGATTATGAATTAGTAAAAAAATATTGTAAAGACGGGGATCAAATAGAAGAAATCGAAATCAGTTACAGCCATTCCAATCTTCCTGCCAACACAGTGATTATGGATACACCTGGTATCGATTCAGCCGACGATGCCCATCGTATTGCAACAGAATCTGCTATACATCTTGCTGATTTGATTTTTTATGTAATGGACTATAATCATGTGCAGGCAGAATTAAACTTTCTGTTTACAAAGGAATTAACAGAGGCTGGAAAAGAAGTCTACCTAGTTATCAATCAAATTGACAAGCATAAAGATGAGGAATTAAGTTTTCAGGAATTTCAGAACAGTGTTGTATCTGCCTTTGCTTCCTGGGGTGTGACACCGGCTCGAATCTTCTATACTTCATTAAAGCAGCCTGAGCATCCAAGAAATGAATTTACAGAGCTCCAAACATTTATTGGCGATAAATTGGTTTCAAAAGATGAATTTTTACTAGATGCCATTTACCATTCATTGAAAAAAGTGGCACAGGATCATCTTATAAAAACAAGAAAATCCGGCGAGGAAAAGCTCTTCTCTTCATCTGAAATTATTGGTGAACTGACTGCAGAAGAAAGAGAAGTATTAAAAGAAAACTACGAAAATATGGCTGCAGAATTACAAAACAGTACAATTGAAAAGGGGGAGGGTGATAAGGAGTTTGACGATGAAATCTCCCAAATTCTAAAGAATTCCTACCTTATGCCATTTCAAACAAGAGAATTGGCAGAACGTTACTTGGAAAGCTGTCAGTCAGAATTTAAAGTTGGTTTCCTGTTTTCAAAACAAAAAACAGTAGATGAAAGAAATGCAAGATTTGAAAACTTTTATCATGATATATTGGAAAAAACAAAATCCCAACTTGAATGGCATTTACGTGAGTATTTATTAAATACGTTAAAGAAAGAGCATTTGGATCAAGGTGAACTATTAAGTGCAGCCCAATCTTTTTCAGTTTCAATCTCGAAAGATGTAATGTTGAATGCAGTGAAACCTGGAGCACGATTATCAGGTGAATATGTTCTACACTATACAGAAGATGTCGCAAACGCCATAAAAAAAGCGGCAAGAAATCAAATTGAAAAATTTAAGCCTTTATACTTGGAAGAAAAGAATAAACAGAATGCCAAAATATTGAAGCAGATGGAGCAAGATTTTAGTGAAACAGAGAGATATATGAGAGCTGTAAATGAACTAGAATTGTTCGAGCAAATGATGCAAAAGGAAGAACAGCTAATAGATAAAATCTTGAAGGACCATGAAGTTACAGCAAATGAACACGCAAATCTATTTGAACAGGAAGATGAAGATTGCGAAGTGGTTAAATCGCAACCTGCTGTGGAACCGATAAAAGCTGAAGGACATGATTCATTGGAAGCGATATCGACAGCTCAAGGAAAACATGAGAATTTTGCTGCCAGGACAGAGGAAAGACTGAAATTAACGATCCAAAGGCTTCAAGACGCCTCCAGTTTGATTAAAGAATTGCCTGGCTTTAAAAAGCTAGCTAACGAATTAGTCGAAAAAGCAGAAAGATTGAATCATAAAAGTTTTACAGTGGCCCTTTTTGGTGCGTTTAGTGCTGGGAAATCATCATTCGCAAACGCATTGATGGGTGAAAAGGTATTACCGGTTTCGCCTAATCCTACAACTGCTGCGATCAATAAAATAAAACCAGTTACAGACGAGTACCATCATGGGACTGCAGTTGTAAAATTTAAAAGTCAAAATGCCATGCTTGATGATGTGAATCGTTCCTTAAAGGTATTTGCTTTACAAGCAGCGGATTTAACATCAGCATTAAAACTTATTGACCGTATTATGGTTGAAAAAAGCCAAGAAGGAGTAAATGAAAAAACTCATTTTGCCTTTTTGCAGGCTTTTATGAAAGGCTTTGAATTGTATAGTCCATTGCTTGGAACGTTAAAAGAAACGAATTTATCGGAATTTCATGAATTTGTTGCCAAAGAAGAAAAGTCTTGTTATGTCGAATGGATTGAGCTTTATTATGATTGTGAATTGACACGTAAAGGAATTACGCTAGTTGATACCCCAGGGGCGGATTCCATTAATGCTAGGCATACGGGAGTTGCATTCGATTACATTAAAAATTCTGATGCCATATTATTTGTTACTTATTACAATCATGCATTTTCAAAGGCAGACCGTGAATTCCTCATTCAATTGGGGCGTGTAAAGGAATCTTTCCAATTAGATAAAATGTTTTTCATTATAAATGCTATTGATCTTGCAGAAAATGCCGAGGAGCAGGAAGCAGTAGTTGAATATGTCAGAGAACAACTTAAGAAATACGCCATAAGGAACCCGCACCTTTTTCCGTTATCAAGTCTATTGGCATTACAAGAAAAATTGGAGCATCAGGCATTATCTTCCGGTATGATGCCATTTGAAGATCAGTTTTATCAATTTATTTCCAACGACCTGACAGAGATGGCCGTTACGGCTGCGGAAAAAGAATTAGATCGTGTTCATGATTTAGTTCTAAAACTGATTCAAAGCTCTCAAGAAGATCAGTCAGTAAAAGAACAAAGACGAGCTGAAATGGTAAAACAACAAGCGGCCATTCATAATTACTTTACTAAGCTGACATCAGAACATTTACAACACCGTTTTACTCAGGAAGCAGAGGAATTGGTATTTTATATTAAACAACGTGTGTTCTTCCGTTTTAGTGACTTTTTCAAAGAATCCTTCAACCCTTCAACACTTAGAGATGATGGACGCAATTTGAAAAAGGCAGTGCAGGGGGCACTTGAAGAATTTTTAGATAGTCTTGGATATGATTTAGCCCAGGAATTAAGGGCGACAACGGTAAGATTAGATCGTTTTGTCGAAAAGCTTTTTAGTGATTATCAGGCTTCTCTGGGTCGCAATCTTTCGGAAATTAATCAGGATTTGTCTTATTCTGATTTTGAAAAAAATAAGTTTGTGGAAATTGAATTTCCATCTGCATTTAGCCAAATAAATAGGCAATTGTTTGCTAAAGCATTGTCTTATTTCAAAAATCCGCGTTCCTTTTTTGAAAAAGATGAAAAAACATTCATGATGGAAGAGCTGGAGAAGACGCTAAGCCCTCTGGCTGATCAGTACTTGAAAGATGAGTCCGGTCGTTTAAAACAACATTATCTTTCAGAAGTTGAGAGAGAGTACACAAGACTTTTAAGTCTGATGATAGAACAGACAGAAGATTATTATTTAAGTTTATTTGCTGCGATGGATGGCGGAGTTTCTGTTGAGCGATTGCTCGAAATACAAAAAGAATTAAAAGGTTAG
- a CDS encoding isoprenylcysteine carboxyl methyltransferase family protein codes for MRDILLFIFFIGFIICQRMVELLIAKRNEKWMLNKGAIEFSGRHYYVIVAVHFLFIISFCLEKILWDRGLFSAWPVIFCLFIIAQLFRVWIIRSLGRCWNTKILVLPDYPIIRKGPYRFLKHPNYVIVSLEFLVIPLLFSAYFTTILFGVLNATLLAIRIPAEEKALKTLTEYEGVFNGCHRFIPKFVK; via the coding sequence ATGCGTGATATCTTACTTTTTATCTTTTTTATTGGATTTATTATATGTCAGCGGATGGTAGAACTTTTGATTGCCAAACGAAATGAAAAATGGATGTTAAACAAAGGAGCGATTGAATTCTCCGGCAGACATTATTATGTGATTGTGGCGGTACATTTTTTGTTCATTATCAGCTTTTGTCTTGAGAAAATTTTATGGGATCGAGGCTTATTTTCTGCTTGGCCTGTCATCTTCTGTCTTTTTATCATTGCTCAATTATTTCGGGTATGGATTATCAGATCATTGGGGCGGTGCTGGAATACCAAAATTCTTGTATTACCAGATTATCCTATTATCAGAAAAGGGCCTTATCGGTTTTTGAAACATCCTAATTATGTGATCGTTTCATTGGAATTTCTTGTGATTCCATTGCTTTTTTCTGCGTATTTTACGACGATTTTATTTGGGGTATTAAACGCAACTTTATTAGCGATTCGAATCCCGGCAGAGGAAAAGGCATTAAAAACTTTAACTGAATACGAAGGAGTATTTAATGGCTGTCATCGCTTTATCCCTAAATTTGTTAAATAA